In Gopherus flavomarginatus isolate rGopFla2 chromosome 5, rGopFla2.mat.asm, whole genome shotgun sequence, one DNA window encodes the following:
- the RPL27A gene encoding 60S ribosomal protein L27a, producing the protein MPSRLRKTRKLRGHVSHGHGRIGKHRKHPGGRGNAGGMHHHRINFDKYHPGYFGKVGMRHYHLKKNQNFCPTVNLDKLWTLVSEQTRLNYAKNQAGLAPVIDVVRSGYYKVLGKGKLPKQPVIVKAKFFSRKAEEKIKEVGGACVLVA; encoded by the exons ATG CCATCCCGACTGAGGAAGACCAGGAAGCTGAGGGGACACGTCAGCCACGGCCACGGTCGCATCG GCAAGCACAGGAAGCATCCCGGTGGCCGTGGCAATGCTGGGGGCATGCACCACCACAGGATTAACTTTGACAAATA TCATCCtggttattttgggaaagttggTATGAGACACtaccacttgaagaagaaccagaATTTCTGCCCTACTGTTAATCTGGATAAACTGTGGACACTTGTTAGTGAACAGACAAGACTCAACTATGCAAAAAATCAGGCTGGATTAGCACCTGTCATTGATGTTGTACGCTCG GGTTATTACAAAGTCCTGGGCAAAGGGAAGCTGCCCAAACAGCCTGTAATTGTGAAAGCAAAATTCTTCAGCAGGAAAGCAGAGGAGAAGATCAAAGAAGTTGGTGGAGCCTGTGTGCTTGTGGCATAA
- the LOC127051793 gene encoding 60S ribosomal protein L27a-like isoform X1, with translation MPSRLRKTRKLRGHVSHGHGRIGKHRKHPGGRGNAGGMHHHRINFDKYHPGYFGKVGMRHYHLKKNQNFCPTVNLDKLWTLVSEQTRLHYAKNQAGLAPVIDVVRAGYYKVLGKGKLPKQPVIVKAKFFSRKAEEKIKEVGGACVLVA, from the exons ATG CCTTCCAGACTAAGGAAGACCAGGAAGCTGAGAGGACACGTTAGCCACGGCCATGGCCGTATTG GCAAACACAGAAAGCATCCTGGTGGCCGTGGAAATGCTGGGGGTATGCACCACCACAGAATTAACTTTGACAAATA tCATCCtggttattttgggaaagttggTATGAGACACTACCATTTGAAGAAGAACCAGAACTTCTGTCCTACTGTCAACTTGGATAAATTGTGGACACTTGTTAGTGAGCAGACAAGACTCCACTATGCAAAAAACCAGGCTGGATTAGCACCTGTCATTGATGTTGTACGGGCG GGTTATTACAAAGTCCTGGGCAAGGGGAAGCTGCCCAAACAGCCTGTAATTGTGAAAGCAAAGTTCTTCAGCAGGAAAGCAGAGGAGAAGATCAAAGAAGTTGGTGGAGCATGTGTGCTTGTGGCATAA
- the LOC127051793 gene encoding 60S ribosomal protein L27a-like isoform X2, with protein MPSRLRKTRKLRGHVSHGHGRIGKHRKHPGGRGNAGGMHHHRINFDKYHPGYFGKVGMRHYHLKKNQNFCPTVNLDKLWTLVSEQTRLHYAKNQAGLAPVIDVVRAHLQESGLYHHAQSIPYPSVSMEG; from the exons ATG CCTTCCAGACTAAGGAAGACCAGGAAGCTGAGAGGACACGTTAGCCACGGCCATGGCCGTATTG GCAAACACAGAAAGCATCCTGGTGGCCGTGGAAATGCTGGGGGTATGCACCACCACAGAATTAACTTTGACAAATA tCATCCtggttattttgggaaagttggTATGAGACACTACCATTTGAAGAAGAACCAGAACTTCTGTCCTACTGTCAACTTGGATAAATTGTGGACACTTGTTAGTGAGCAGACAAGACTCCACTATGCAAAAAACCAGGCTGGATTAGCACCTGTCATTGATGTTGTACGGGCG CACCTTCAAGAATCTGGTTTATATCATCATGCACAATCAATCCCGTATCCTTCAGTTTCAATGGAAGGCTAG